From a region of the Lentilactobacillus curieae genome:
- a CDS encoding ABC transporter ATP-binding protein, with protein sequence MTDLIKVTNVNKSYNGKLTLESINLVAKSNQVLGLLGPSGAGKTTLIKIIMGMEHPDSGTATVFDQQMPNREVLQSIGFMAQEDALYSSLSARENLRFFAELFQLNKDDIENRINYVASIVDLVPDLNRRVSNFSGGMKRRLSLAISLIADPKILILDEPTVGIDPELRRQIWNELHKYRDEGKTIIITTHVMEDAAQCDNLAMIRNGKIISSGSPEEMKQAYHAKDLEEVFLTAGRVTNENSVNN encoded by the coding sequence ATGACTGACCTTATTAAAGTAACCAACGTTAATAAGTCTTATAACGGTAAGTTAACGCTTGAATCAATTAATTTAGTAGCTAAATCCAACCAAGTACTAGGTTTACTCGGTCCTTCTGGGGCCGGGAAAACCACACTAATCAAAATCATTATGGGCATGGAACATCCTGATTCTGGAACTGCGACCGTTTTTGATCAGCAAATGCCAAATCGAGAAGTATTACAGTCTATCGGGTTTATGGCTCAAGAAGACGCTTTATATTCAAGTTTATCCGCTCGCGAAAATCTTCGGTTCTTCGCAGAGTTATTTCAACTAAATAAAGATGATATTGAGAACCGAATCAACTACGTTGCCAGTATCGTCGACCTAGTTCCCGATTTAAATAGGCGGGTCAGCAATTTTTCCGGCGGAATGAAGCGGCGCTTATCACTAGCAATTAGCTTAATTGCAGATCCCAAAATTTTGATTTTGGATGAACCAACCGTGGGAATTGATCCTGAGCTTAGACGGCAAATCTGGAACGAACTCCATAAGTACCGCGATGAAGGAAAGACAATTATCATCACAACGCACGTAATGGAAGACGCCGCTCAGTGTGATAACCTCGCTATGATTAGGAACGGTAAGATAATTAGTTCTGGTTCGCCTGAAGAAATGAAACAAGCGTACCACGCAAAAGATTTGGAAGAAGTATTTTTAACAGCGGGGAGGGTTACAAATGAGAATTCTGTCAATAACTAA
- a CDS encoding ABC transporter permease has protein sequence MRILSITKRIIKEMRRDKRTLALMFVAPLFILTLMFFLFQQNSDVVAKVGVHNVPAAVTKQIKNKHIEFKHFDNKQSAKENIRNHDLDGYISKNGNQLHVTYQNASQTQAGIIKKSVQAALVKLQIKKLATGGQKARLAINKMQSQIKQISAQLPAQARSRIKQPQTTNQGFSNSTLTMKNGYLYGNSDSTFFSTMFPIFVGFVVFFFVFLISGISLLRERNTRTLDRLLATPVKRSEIIFGYICGYGLFAIVQTLIVVLYCIYGLQVQILGSIWLVLLICFLLALVALSIGLFVSTFAASEFQMMQFIPILVIPQIFFSGIIPVENMAGWLQVIAHIMPLYYGASALTDVIQKSATLSSVSIPVLILLFFFVVFTVLNVVGMRRYRKV, from the coding sequence ATGAGAATTCTGTCAATAACTAAGCGAATCATTAAGGAAATGCGCCGTGATAAAAGAACTTTGGCGTTGATGTTTGTCGCCCCTCTATTTATTCTGACGTTAATGTTCTTTTTGTTTCAGCAAAATTCTGACGTTGTAGCAAAAGTTGGAGTACACAATGTTCCAGCAGCTGTCACTAAGCAAATCAAAAATAAGCACATTGAATTTAAACATTTCGATAACAAGCAATCAGCTAAAGAAAACATTCGCAATCATGATTTAGACGGCTACATTTCAAAAAACGGAAACCAGTTACACGTAACTTACCAAAATGCGAGCCAAACCCAAGCTGGAATCATAAAGAAATCAGTTCAAGCTGCGTTAGTAAAACTACAAATCAAAAAACTTGCTACCGGTGGTCAAAAAGCCCGTTTAGCAATTAACAAAATGCAGTCACAGATTAAACAAATCTCCGCTCAACTACCAGCCCAAGCACGTTCACGGATTAAGCAACCGCAAACCACAAACCAAGGGTTTTCAAATTCGACCCTAACGATGAAGAATGGTTACTTATATGGCAATAGTGACTCAACATTTTTCTCAACGATGTTCCCCATTTTTGTAGGTTTCGTTGTCTTCTTCTTCGTTTTCTTAATCTCAGGAATTTCCCTGCTTCGCGAACGTAATACCCGTACGCTGGACAGATTACTGGCAACTCCAGTTAAACGAAGCGAAATTATCTTTGGTTATATTTGCGGTTACGGTTTGTTTGCGATTGTGCAAACATTAATCGTTGTTCTTTACTGCATTTATGGTCTTCAAGTCCAAATTTTAGGTAGCATTTGGTTAGTATTGTTAATTTGTTTCCTATTAGCTTTAGTTGCCTTATCGATTGGACTATTTGTATCAACATTTGCTGCCTCAGAATTTCAAATGATGCAGTTCATTCCAATCCTAGTCATCCCCCAAATTTTCTTCTCTGGAATTATTCCCGTTGAAAACATGGCTGGTTGGTTACAAGTCATTGCCCATATAATGCCACTCTATTATGGAGCTAGTGCATTAACCGACGTGATTCAAAAATCAGCAACTTTGAGCTCCGTTTCAATTCCGGTGCTAATACTCTTATTCTTCTTCGTTGTGTTTACAGTTCTCAATGTAGTAGGCATGCGTCGTTACCGGAAAGTGTAG
- a CDS encoding TetR/AcrR family transcriptional regulator, translating into MTSTSIKSFYNEDINTDENLPNKQKQVIKAALELFSTKGFSQTTTTDIAEKAGVSQGTVYKRFRTKDELLQAVLSPIFQKSLPKAIDEFKNQVESADQSDLRKLLKYSFQNRFEFIIANQQYIKIMFTEALSNDQLKSELIQAFSALSLGALPKIIEKFKAEKKIVDWPTKRIVQYLIATGASYAVQPILLDLPLDPDQASTDAAEFLYQALSVK; encoded by the coding sequence GTGACCTCAACTTCAATCAAATCTTTTTACAACGAAGACATAAACACCGATGAGAACTTACCTAATAAGCAAAAGCAAGTGATCAAAGCTGCCTTAGAATTATTTTCGACAAAGGGATTTAGCCAAACAACCACCACTGATATTGCCGAAAAAGCCGGTGTGTCTCAAGGAACTGTTTATAAACGATTTCGCACTAAAGACGAATTGCTTCAGGCAGTCTTATCACCAATCTTCCAAAAAAGTCTCCCTAAAGCAATCGATGAATTTAAAAACCAAGTTGAAAGTGCAGATCAAAGCGATTTACGTAAACTACTGAAGTATAGTTTTCAAAATCGGTTTGAATTTATTATCGCAAACCAGCAATACATCAAAATAATGTTTACTGAAGCGCTTAGTAACGATCAATTAAAATCAGAACTAATCCAAGCATTTAGCGCCCTTTCTTTAGGAGCATTACCTAAAATTATCGAAAAGTTTAAAGCAGAAAAAAAGATCGTTGATTGGCCAACAAAACGAATAGTTCAATATTTAATTGCGACTGGAGCTAGTTACGCTGTCCAACCAATTCTTTTAGACTTACCTCTTGATCCGGATCAGGCATCAACTGATGCAGCCGAATTTTTGTACCAAGCATTGTCTGTAAAATAA
- a CDS encoding S-ribosylhomocysteine lyase, producing MAKVESFTLDHTKVKAPYVRLITEEHGDKGDVISNYDLRLVQPNENAIPTAGLHTIEHLLAGLLRDRLTGVIDCSPFGCRTGFHLITWGEHSTTEVAKALKSSLEEIATVTKWEDVPGTDITSCGNYRDHSLFSAKEWSKKILDEGISDEPFERNVI from the coding sequence ATGGCAAAAGTTGAAAGTTTTACACTGGATCACACAAAGGTTAAGGCACCATACGTACGGTTAATCACTGAGGAACATGGCGACAAGGGTGACGTGATTTCAAACTATGATTTACGATTAGTTCAACCTAACGAAAATGCAATTCCAACAGCCGGATTACACACAATTGAACATCTGCTGGCTGGCCTACTTCGCGATCGTTTAACCGGCGTAATTGATTGTTCACCCTTTGGCTGTCGAACGGGATTTCATCTAATCACTTGGGGTGAGCATTCAACTACTGAAGTTGCTAAGGCACTAAAGAGTTCTCTAGAAGAAATCGCAACAGTAACCAAATGGGAAGATGTTCCTGGCACCGACATTACTAGTTGCGGTAACTACCGTGATCATTCACTTTTCTCAGCAAAAGAATGGAGTAAGAAAATTCTCGATGAGGGAATTTCTGACGAACCATTCGAACGCAATGTAATCTAG
- the metE gene encoding 5-methyltetrahydropteroyltriglutamate--homocysteine S-methyltransferase translates to MTTTIIGFPRIGHHRELKFATEHYWKNKISKEELLEKAKTIRQNHWQAQLDAGIDLIPVGDFSFFDGLLDTANLLNVVPNRYKQLNLSPLDEYFAQARGRQSDGTSIKALSMKKWFNTNYHYIVPEFSKTTEIKLVGNKLFEEVAEAQALNVPVKAVITGPYTLLRLSRFVDGTTPNEYVNSLVSAYKAVLAKLASQHVEWVQIDEPALCFDVTTHEKNVFDQLYDGILAEKSGVKVLLQTYFGDIRDIYNDVVSKDFDGIGLDFIEGKYNQELVEKSGFPADKVLFAGVLNGKNIWRNHYSETIKTLNQLGIKSNIILNTSCSLLHVPYSAEDETELPGDVKQHLSFAIQKLSELKDIDWIFSNKDKEDKILKNNDALFSNVKHPVNEDVRKEITSLTDADYTRLPKRSEREQIQKDEFKLPILPTTTIGSFPQTKDVRQNRSKLRKGEITREEYDQFNNDKIKRIIKFQEEIGLDVLVHGEYERNDMVEYFGEKLDGFVFTQNGWVQSYGTRGVKPPIIWGDISRNAPITVKDTVFAKNLTNKPVKGMLTGPVTIFNWSFPREDVSPKESVTQIALALQDEVLDLEKNDIKIIQIDEPALRENLPLRKSNWYSNYLDWAVPAFRLVHSKVAPSTQIHTHMCYSEFGDIIKAIDALDADVISFEASRADFTLIDQLVEANFQTEVGPGVYDIHSPRVPSEDEVESLIKQLVDKLPLEKIWVNPDCGLKTRSEDESFQSLKNIVNATRKVRSEIHEPNGVI, encoded by the coding sequence ATGACAACCACTATTATCGGATTCCCAAGAATTGGTCACCATCGTGAACTTAAATTCGCTACTGAACATTACTGGAAAAACAAGATCAGCAAGGAAGAATTGCTTGAAAAGGCAAAAACAATTCGGCAAAACCACTGGCAAGCTCAGTTAGATGCTGGGATTGATTTGATTCCCGTCGGCGACTTTTCTTTTTTTGATGGTCTGTTGGACACCGCAAACCTATTGAACGTGGTTCCCAATCGGTATAAGCAATTAAACTTATCACCACTTGATGAATACTTTGCTCAAGCCCGTGGTCGTCAAAGCGATGGCACTTCGATTAAGGCACTCTCCATGAAAAAATGGTTCAACACCAATTATCACTACATTGTTCCTGAATTTTCAAAAACTACCGAGATTAAATTAGTTGGAAATAAACTGTTCGAAGAAGTTGCAGAAGCTCAAGCACTTAACGTTCCTGTAAAAGCTGTTATTACTGGCCCCTACACGCTATTAAGACTTAGCCGTTTCGTAGACGGCACCACTCCAAACGAATATGTAAATAGCTTAGTTTCTGCATATAAAGCCGTTCTGGCAAAACTGGCTAGTCAACATGTTGAATGGGTTCAAATTGATGAACCAGCACTTTGTTTTGACGTTACCACTCATGAGAAAAACGTATTTGACCAGTTGTATGACGGAATCCTAGCTGAAAAATCTGGGGTAAAGGTTCTATTACAAACCTACTTTGGTGATATTCGTGACATTTACAATGACGTAGTCTCAAAGGATTTTGACGGAATTGGTTTGGACTTTATTGAAGGTAAATACAACCAAGAATTAGTAGAAAAATCTGGTTTTCCAGCTGACAAAGTATTATTTGCCGGGGTTCTAAACGGTAAGAACATCTGGAGAAACCATTATTCAGAAACCATAAAGACTTTGAATCAACTAGGTATAAAGTCAAATATCATTTTGAACACCTCATGTTCTTTACTCCATGTCCCATATTCCGCTGAAGACGAAACCGAATTACCGGGCGATGTTAAACAACACTTATCATTTGCCATTCAAAAACTGTCAGAACTAAAGGATATCGATTGGATTTTTTCAAATAAGGATAAAGAAGATAAAATTCTCAAAAACAATGATGCTTTGTTTAGCAACGTTAAACATCCCGTAAATGAAGATGTTCGAAAGGAAATTACCTCATTAACCGATGCAGACTACACTCGTTTACCAAAGCGCAGTGAACGCGAACAAATTCAAAAAGATGAATTTAAGCTCCCTATTCTGCCAACTACTACTATTGGATCGTTTCCACAAACTAAAGATGTGCGCCAAAATCGTTCCAAGCTCCGCAAAGGTGAAATCACCCGCGAAGAATACGACCAATTTAATAACGATAAAATTAAACGAATCATTAAGTTCCAGGAAGAGATTGGCTTAGATGTATTGGTTCATGGTGAATATGAACGAAACGACATGGTTGAATATTTTGGTGAAAAACTTGATGGGTTTGTATTTACCCAAAACGGTTGGGTTCAATCATACGGTACTAGAGGTGTTAAACCTCCAATCATCTGGGGCGATATCTCTAGAAACGCTCCGATTACTGTTAAGGATACCGTTTTCGCAAAGAATTTAACTAACAAACCAGTTAAGGGAATGCTAACTGGCCCAGTGACGATTTTCAACTGGTCTTTCCCACGTGAAGATGTTTCTCCTAAAGAATCAGTGACTCAAATTGCCTTAGCTCTCCAAGATGAAGTTCTTGATTTGGAAAAAAATGATATCAAAATTATTCAAATTGACGAGCCAGCACTTAGAGAAAACCTACCACTTAGAAAATCAAACTGGTATTCAAACTATCTCGATTGGGCAGTACCGGCATTCCGCCTAGTTCATAGTAAAGTTGCCCCTTCAACCCAGATTCATACTCATATGTGCTACAGTGAATTTGGCGATATCATTAAGGCGATCGATGCGTTAGACGCTGATGTTATTTCGTTCGAAGCATCAAGAGCAGACTTTACCTTAATTGATCAATTGGTTGAAGCTAACTTCCAAACAGAAGTTGGCCCTGGAGTTTACGATATTCACTCACCAAGAGTCCCATCAGAGGACGAAGTCGAAAGTTTGATCAAGCAATTAGTTGATAAACTGCCACTTGAAAAGATCTGGGTTAACCCCGACTGTGGTTTAAAGACTCGTTCAGAGGATGAATCATTCCAAAGCTTAAAGAATATTGTTAATGCTACCAGGAAAGTTAGGAGTGAAATCCATGAACCTAACGGAGTTATCTAA